The genomic window TTGGACAAGGCACACGTCCTGGCCGACGCGCTGCCCTGGCTGCAGAAGTTCCGGGACAAGATCGTGGTCGTGAAGTTCGGCGGCAACGCGATGGTCGACGCGGAACTCGAGCGGGCGTTCGCCGCCGATATGGCGTTCCTGCGCACCGTCGGCGTGCACCCGGTGGTGGTGCACGGCGGCGGCCCGCAGATCAGCGCCATGCTGAAAAGGCTCGGCCTGCAAGGAGAATTCCGCGGCGGCTTCCGGGTGACCACGCCGGAGGTGATGGATGTCGTGCGCATGGTGCTGTTCGGGCAGGTCGGTCGCGAGTTGGTCGGACTGATCAACGCGCACGGCCCGTACGCGGTCGGCATCTCCGGTGAGGACGCGGGCCTGTTCACCGCGACCCGCCGGATGGTCGAGGTGGACGGCGAGCCGACCGACATCGGACTGGTCGGCGACGTCACCGAGGTGAACCCGGACGCCGTGCTCGACCTGATCGACGCCGGCCGCATCCCGGTGGTGTCGACCATCGCGCCGGACATCGACGGTGTGGTGCACAACATCAACGCCGACACCGCCGCCGCCGCGCTCGCCGAGGGTATCGGCGCCGAGAAACTGGTGGTGCTGACCGACGTCGAAGGCCTCTACACCGACTGGCCCGACCGGTCCTCGCTGATCACCCGCATCGATACCGCGGCACTCGCGGAGTTGCTGCCGCGCCTGGATGCGGGCATGGTGCCCAAGATGGAAGCCTGCCTGCGCGCCGTACAAGGCGGGGTGCCGACCGCGCACGTCATCGACGGGCGCGTCCCGCACGCCGTGCTGCTGGAACTGTTCACCGGAGAAGGAATCGGAACGATGGTGACGCCTGTCCCGTCCTCGAATGGGGCAGGCTCGCTGGACGGAACGCGACAATGAGCACAGACCAAGAACTGCGGAAACGGTGGTCCGCCGCCATGATGAACAACTACGGCACCCCCAAGATCGCGCTGGTGCGCGGCGCGGGCGCGGTGGTCTACGACGCGGACGGCAACCGCTACCTCGATTTCCTCGGCGGCATCGCGGTCAACAGCCTCGGTCACGCGCACCCGGCGATCCTGGCGGCGGTCACCCAGCAGCTCGGCACGCTCGGCCACGTCTCCAATCTCTACGCCAACGAACCGGCCATCGAATTGGCCGAGCGGCTGCTCGCGCACTTCGGCGACGGCTCCTCCGAGGCCGGACACAGCGGAAGAGCCTTCTTCTGCAACTCCGGCACCGAAGCCAACGAGGCCGCGTTCAAGATCGCGCGGCTGACCGGACGGCGCAAGATCATCGCCTGCGACGAGGCGTTCCACGGCCGGACGATGGGCGCGCTCGCGCTCACCGGACAGGCGGCGAAGCGGGCGCCGTTCGAGCCGATGCCGCCCGGTGTCGTGCACGTGCCCTACGGTGACGCCGCCGCGTTGGAAGCGGTGGTCGACCAGGACACCGCCGCGGTGTTCCTGGAGCCGATGATGGGCGAGAGCGGCGTTGTCGTTCCACCGTTCGACTACCTGGCCAAGGCCCGCGAGATCACCGCGCGGCACGGCGCGCTGCTGGTGCTCGACGAGGTGCAGACCGGCATCGGCCGGACCGGAAAGTTCTACGCGCACCAGGCCGTCGGCATCGTGCCCGACGTGATCACCCTCGCCAAGGGGCTCGGCGGCGGACTGCCGATCGGCGCGGTGCTGGCCACCGGCCAGGCCGCCGAGCTGCTCACGCCCGGCCTGCACGGCACCACCTTCGGTGGCAACCCGGTCTGTGCGGCGGCCGCGCTCGCGGTGCTGCGCACCATCGACGAGCAGGACCTGCTCGCACACGTGGAGTCGGTCGGCAAGCGGCTCAGCGACGGCATCGAATTGCTGGAGCATCCGTTGATCGACCAGGTGCGCGGGGCCGGGCTGCTGCTCGGGATCGTGCTCACCGACGACGTGTCCGCCCAGGTCGAAGCACGCGCGCGGGCCGCCGGATATCTGGTGAATCCGGCCAAGCCCAACGTCATTCGGCTGGCGCCGCCGCTGATCCTCACCGAAACGCAAGCCGACAATTTCGTCGCCGATCTGCCGGACATTCTGGACGCGGCGACCCAAGACGCGAAGGAGGCTGCGGCGCAATGACTTCAGCACACGGTGCGGGGACATCAGCACCGGTAGTCCGGCATTTCCTCCGCGACGACGATGTGAGCCCGGCTGAGCAAGCCGAAATCCTCACCCTCGCAGCCGAACTCAAGCGCGTGCCGTTCTCGCAGCGCCCGCTGGAGGGTCCGCGCGGCGTTGGGGTGATCTTCGAGAAGAACTCCACCCGCACCCGGTTCTCCTTCGAGATGGGCATCGCCCAGCTCGGCGGGCACGCGGTGGTGGTGGACGGACGCGACACCCAGCTCGGCCGCGAGGAAACCCTCGGCGACACGGGCAGGGTGCTGTCGCGCTACGTCGATGCGATCGTGTGGCGCACCTTCGAGCAGTACCGGCTCGACGAAATGGCTGTCACCGCAACGGTTCCGATAGTGAACGCGCTGTCCAACGAGTTCCACCCGTGCCAAGTGCTCGCCGACCTGCAGACCCTCGCCGAACGCAAGGGAAACCTGGTGGGGCGCAACCTCACCTACTTCGGCGACGGCGCCAACAATATGGCGCACTCGCTGCTGCTCGGCGGCGTCACCGCGGGATTGAACGTCACCATCGCGGCGCCGGAGGGGTTCGAGCCGCTGCCGTGGATCGTGGAAGCGGCTCGCAAGCGTGCCGCCGAGACCGGCGCCACTATCACCTTGACCGATGATCCGATCGCGGCGGCCGATGGCGCGGACGCACTGGTGACCGATTCCTGGACCTCGATGGGCCAGGAGAACGACGGCCTGGACCGAGTCGGTCCGTTCCGCCCGTTCCAGGTGAACAGCGCCCTGCTCGGATACGCGCAGCCGGACGCCGTCGTGCTGCACTGCCTGCCCGCCCATCGTGGCGAGGAGGTCACTGACGAGGTGGTCGACGGTCCGCACAGCGTGGTGTGGGACGAGGCGGAGAACCGGCTGCACGCGCAGAAGGCGCTGCTGGTGTGGTTGCTGGCCAAGAGAAGTGATGGTGGGGCGTGAGGGAGCGTAGCGAGCGAACCATCGACACAGTGTGCGCACGCACGACGGAGCCGAGCGTTGGCGAGGCGCAGTCGTGAGGGAGCGTAGCGAGCGAACCATCGACACAGTGTGCGCACGCACGACGGAGCCGAGCGTTAGCGAGGCGCAGTCGTGAGTGAGCCGGGCAAGGCCGGTCCGGAGATCGCCCGCACGCGGGCCGGGCGGCAGTCTCGCATCGTCGAGCTGCTGACGGCGCACGCGGTGCGCAGCCAGACCGAGCTGGCGGCGCTGCTGTCCGCCGAGGGTATCGAAACCACCCAGGCCACCCTCTCGCGTGACCTCGACGAGCTCGGCGCGGTGAAGCTGCGCGCCGCCGACGGTGGTGCGGGCGTCTATGTGGTCCCCGAGGACGGCAACCCCATCAGGGGTGTCACCGGCGGCACCGATCGCCTCGCCAAGCTCCTCGGCGACCTGTTGGTGTCCACCGACGCCAGCGGCAATATCGCCGTGCTGCGCACGCCGCCCGGTGCCGCACACTACTTGGCGAGCGCACTGGACCGGGCCGCGCTGCCGTATATCGTCGGCACCATCGCGGGCGACGACACCATTGCCGTCATCGCTCGCGAGCCGCTGACCGGGGCCGAGCTGGCCGCCAAGATCGAAGAGATCGCCTGACGGTGGCCGTGCGGCCGCTGGAGCGGGTCAGGAGAACGGGTAATCCCCGCCGCCACCAGGCCGGTTGTTGCGTGGCGTGCTCAGGTCGATGGCGTCCTGGATGAGGTCGACGATCGCGCGGCCGACGTCGAGGACGTCGTTGGCGAGGATGCTGAATTCTCCCGCGATGAGTTGCAACATGGTGTCCGTCCTTCTGCCCGCCCCGAAGGTTTCCGCTCTCAGGGTCGCATAACCGGGAAGGCTCGCCAAGGGTGTAATTCGCTTGATGGGCAGTGACTTTCGCGAACGATTCGCGGCACGCGGGGGACCCGCCGGACCCCCGTTGTGAATGGGCTTGCATCATCATGCATAATCATTTGTAGGACGCGCGGGCCGCTGTGGCGGGAAGCCGGTCCGTATTTTCGTAGCCAAGCATCGAAACCGAGGAGCACACAGACCATGTCCGAACGCGTCGTACTCGCCTACTCAGGTGGGCTGGACACCTCCGTGGCGATCAGCTGGATCGGCAAGGAGACCGGTGCCGAGGTGGTGGCCGTGGCCATCGACCTGGGCCAGGGCGGCGAGGACATGAACGTGGTGCGCCAGCGAGCGCTGGACTGCGGCGCCGTCGAGGCGATCGTGGTCGACGCGCGTGACGAGTTCGCCAACGACTACTGCCTGCCGACCATCCAGGCGAACGCGCTCTACATGGGCCGCTACCCGCTGGTCTCGGCGATCAGCCGCCCGCTCATCGTCAAGCACCTGGTCGAGGCGGCCAAGTTCCACGGTGCGAGCACCGTCGCGCACGGCTGCACCGGCAAGGGCAACGACCAGGTGCGCTTCGAGGTCGGCATCGGCGCGCTCGCGCCGGACCTGGAGGTGATCGCCCCGGTCCGGGACTACGCGTGGACCAGGGAGAAGGCCATCGCCTTCGCCGAGGAGAACGCGCTGCCGATCAACGTCACCAAGAAGTCCCCGTTCTCGATCGACCAGAACGTGTGGGGTCGCGCGGTGGAAACCGGCTTCCTCGAGGACCTGTGGAACGCGCCGACCAAGGACGTCTACGACTACACCGCCGACCCGACGGTCAACTTCGAGGCGCCGGACGAGCTCATCGTCACCTTCGAGAAGGGCATTCCGGTCGCCATCGACGGCCGCCAGGTCAGCGTGCTGGAGGCGATCGTCGAGCTGAACCACCGCGCCGGGCGGCAGGGCGTCGGCCGCCTCGACATGGTCGAGGACCGGCTCGTCGGCATCAAGAGCCGGGAGATCTACGAGGCGCCCGGCGCCATGGCCCTGATCACCGCGCACCAGGAGCTCGAGGCCGTCACCGTCGAGCGCGAACTCGGCCGGTACAAGCGGCAGGTCGAGCAGCGCTGGGGCGAGCTGGTCTACGACGGCCTGTGGTTCTCGCCGCTCAAGCGCGCGCTGGACGCGTTCGTCGGCGAAACCCAGGAACACGTCTCCGGTGACATCCGGATGGTGCTGCACGGCGGCAACGCGATCGTCAACGGCCGTCGCTCCGAGCAGTCGCTCTACGACTTCAACCTGGCCACCTACGACGAGGGCGACACCTTCGACCAGTCGCTGGCCAAGGGCTTCGTCCAGATCCACGGACTGTCCTCCAAGGTCGCCGCGCGCCGGGATCTGAACCAGAAGTAACCGAGTGCGGCGCCTTCACTGATCACCGCAATCCGAGGAGACAGCACACGATGACGCAGAGCGGCAGCACGAATACCGGTGCGCTCTGGGGCGGGCGATTCGCGTCCGGACCGGCCGAGGCGATGGCGGCGCTGAGCAAGTCGACGCAGTTCGACTGGGTGCTGGCGCCGTACGACATTCGCGCGTCCAAGGCGCACGCGCGGGTGCTGCACAAGGCCGGGCTGCTCTCGGAGAGCGACCTTGCCGCGATGCTGGCGGGGCTGGATCAGCTTGCCGCGGACGTGGATTCGGGCGCGTTCACCCCCGCCGACTCCGACGAGGACGTGCACGGCGCGCTGGAGCGCGGGCTGATCGAACGGGTCGGCGCGGAGCTCGGCGGGCGGCTGCGGGCCGGACGTTCCCGGAATGACCAGGTGGCCACGCTGTTCCGGATGTGGCTGCGCGACGGCGTCCGCCGGGTCGCGGTCGGTGTGCTCGACGTGGTGGACGCGCTGGTCGCGCAGGCGGGCGCGCATCCGGATGCGGTGATGCCGGGCAAGACGCACCTGCAGGCCGCGCAGCCGGTGCTGCTGGCGCATCATCTGCTGGCGCACGCGCATCCGCTGCTGCGTGAT from Nocardia iowensis includes these protein-coding regions:
- a CDS encoding argininosuccinate synthase translates to MSERVVLAYSGGLDTSVAISWIGKETGAEVVAVAIDLGQGGEDMNVVRQRALDCGAVEAIVVDARDEFANDYCLPTIQANALYMGRYPLVSAISRPLIVKHLVEAAKFHGASTVAHGCTGKGNDQVRFEVGIGALAPDLEVIAPVRDYAWTREKAIAFAEENALPINVTKKSPFSIDQNVWGRAVETGFLEDLWNAPTKDVYDYTADPTVNFEAPDELIVTFEKGIPVAIDGRQVSVLEAIVELNHRAGRQGVGRLDMVEDRLVGIKSREIYEAPGAMALITAHQELEAVTVERELGRYKRQVEQRWGELVYDGLWFSPLKRALDAFVGETQEHVSGDIRMVLHGGNAIVNGRRSEQSLYDFNLATYDEGDTFDQSLAKGFVQIHGLSSKVAARRDLNQK
- a CDS encoding acetylornithine transaminase; this translates as MSTDQELRKRWSAAMMNNYGTPKIALVRGAGAVVYDADGNRYLDFLGGIAVNSLGHAHPAILAAVTQQLGTLGHVSNLYANEPAIELAERLLAHFGDGSSEAGHSGRAFFCNSGTEANEAAFKIARLTGRRKIIACDEAFHGRTMGALALTGQAAKRAPFEPMPPGVVHVPYGDAAALEAVVDQDTAAVFLEPMMGESGVVVPPFDYLAKAREITARHGALLVLDEVQTGIGRTGKFYAHQAVGIVPDVITLAKGLGGGLPIGAVLATGQAAELLTPGLHGTTFGGNPVCAAAALAVLRTIDEQDLLAHVESVGKRLSDGIELLEHPLIDQVRGAGLLLGIVLTDDVSAQVEARARAAGYLVNPAKPNVIRLAPPLILTETQADNFVADLPDILDAATQDAKEAAAQ
- a CDS encoding arginine repressor, which gives rise to MSEPGKAGPEIARTRAGRQSRIVELLTAHAVRSQTELAALLSAEGIETTQATLSRDLDELGAVKLRAADGGAGVYVVPEDGNPIRGVTGGTDRLAKLLGDLLVSTDASGNIAVLRTPPGAAHYLASALDRAALPYIVGTIAGDDTIAVIAREPLTGAELAAKIEEIA
- the argF gene encoding ornithine carbamoyltransferase, producing the protein MTSAHGAGTSAPVVRHFLRDDDVSPAEQAEILTLAAELKRVPFSQRPLEGPRGVGVIFEKNSTRTRFSFEMGIAQLGGHAVVVDGRDTQLGREETLGDTGRVLSRYVDAIVWRTFEQYRLDEMAVTATVPIVNALSNEFHPCQVLADLQTLAERKGNLVGRNLTYFGDGANNMAHSLLLGGVTAGLNVTIAAPEGFEPLPWIVEAARKRAAETGATITLTDDPIAAADGADALVTDSWTSMGQENDGLDRVGPFRPFQVNSALLGYAQPDAVVLHCLPAHRGEEVTDEVVDGPHSVVWDEAENRLHAQKALLVWLLAKRSDGGA
- the argB gene encoding acetylglutamate kinase, which translates into the protein MTSQLGHELSALDKAHVLADALPWLQKFRDKIVVVKFGGNAMVDAELERAFAADMAFLRTVGVHPVVVHGGGPQISAMLKRLGLQGEFRGGFRVTTPEVMDVVRMVLFGQVGRELVGLINAHGPYAVGISGEDAGLFTATRRMVEVDGEPTDIGLVGDVTEVNPDAVLDLIDAGRIPVVSTIAPDIDGVVHNINADTAAAALAEGIGAEKLVVLTDVEGLYTDWPDRSSLITRIDTAALAELLPRLDAGMVPKMEACLRAVQGGVPTAHVIDGRVPHAVLLELFTGEGIGTMVTPVPSSNGAGSLDGTRQ